AATATATCCTCTAATAATATCTTTTCTATATTAAAATTCCCCATATCCTTTTTAATCTTATTTATATCTTCTACTGACAAAGGGGTATCTCCCCATAATTCCGTAATGGTATCGATTAATTTTTCTATACCCTCCTGAGAATTATCTAAATTTACAATGCCTACAGTAGAATGATCCATCCACTCACGATCATTATCTAAAAACCTTCCTACAGAGAATCCTAGGATGGTGATTAAAACCGTAGGCATGATGAGTGTAATCATCATTGCCTTTCGATCTCTAAGGGCTCTCTTTAAATCCTTTCCAATTAAATTCAGTAGCATAGAATCAACTCCTAGTCCCTTAAGGTTCTTCCCGTAAGCTTTAAGAAAACATCCTCTAATGTAGGATTTTCTATCCCTTCCTCCTTAGCAATCCTACCCTTCAGCTCATCTTTAGTGCCTGCTGCCATAATTTCACCGTGGTCCATGATATAGATCCGATCACATAAATACTCTACTTCCTCCATATAATGACTGGTATAGATGATCGTCATTCCTTCCTCCCTTAAAGCTTTTACAGTTTCTAGAATATGGTTTCTAGACTGTGGATCGATCCCTACCGTTGGTTCATCCATAATAAATATCTTTGGATTATGAAGCAAGGAACATCCGATATTCAATCGCCTCTTCATGCCCCCGGAATAGTTCTTAACCATTTCCTTCGCGCGACCATTCAAGCCAACAATCTCTAAGACCTTCTCTATTCGCTCTTCCAAGTTCTTTCCTTTTAATCCATATACCTTTCCAAAAAACTTTAAATTTTCATAGCCTGTTAGATCTGGATACAAGGCGATTTCCTGAGGGACCACGCCCAGTATGGCTCTGAAATTTCTAGGATCTTTTAAAATGCTCTTTCCCTCGTACAATACATCCCCAGAAGTAGGAGGCAGAAGCGTTGATATGATAGAAATTGTCGTTGATTTCCCCGCTCCATTGGGTCCTAACAATCCTAGAATTTCTCCCTTCTCAATTGTTAAAGATAAACCCTTCACTGCCTCCAGCTTATTAAAACTTTTCTTTATTTCCCTAATCTCTATCAATTTACCTTCCCCCCTTTATCAGCCCTTCAACATCCATTTCCTTCAGCTCTTCTATGGTCATTGTCTTTTCTAAGGCACAGCGATAGGTTTCATATGCTGAGCCGCTGCATCCCACCAGCAATACTGCCACCATAATAAATATCGCTATTTTTCTCATAGCTTAAAACCTCCTCCTATTTTATGGGTAGAGCCGATCCCATTATCTCTAATATGAAAGTATAAATTCCCATGGTCTATTTTGCATTGAATTTCAATTTTACTACACCTTCCATGGCGTATGGCATTGGTTAAGGATTCTTGAAAAATTCGGTAGAGCACAACGGCTTCCTCTCTGATCTGGCTGTACTCCTTCAGTTTATCATATGCTTTTAAAAGCTCCTGATATAACAGCTCCTGCTGTATTTTTCCTAAAGATTGTACCTTGCCATAGTTTATTAGGGTAATGATAAATGCTAGGGCCAAAAAATTAAAAGAAAATTCTGCAATGGTTTTAGGGTTTGGCATGGTATACAGTGCATAGAAAAATTTTCTAAGACATACAAGAGCAAATACTACGGAAGCTATATTGCTCCATTTTCTACAATCCAACACAATACCAGCTTCCAATATATTGAGTACATATAAGAAATGGATGAAATAGTTCACTAAAAATTTAGAATAGAACTCCAGCAAAAATATAAAAATCCCATCAATCAACATCATCCATGGGTATTTTCGATGAAAATACGGTCGAATCATCCCCCCACAGGATATAAAGTAGAAATATGGTCATCAGGACAATGGTTCTTTTCTGAGAAGCATTCTCGAAAACAAGAGCCAAACCGAACAAAACCGTTGCGAGTAAAGGCTTACTGATATAGATGATCTTCTTCCCACTTACACCGCCAATTCCATAAATAATCCCTCTAACAATATATTATCATTAGAGGGATTCCTTGGAAACTTTTAATTCTTTATTTGATCGAATTCATGGATTCTATTTTTGTACAGTTTTTTATTTCACTACGATATTGTAAATTTTACCTGGCACATAAATTTCTTTCACAATGCTCTTTCCTTCTACTAGAGCCATTAATCTTTCATCGTTTCTAAACTGCTCCTTTACTTGGTCGGCAGTAAAATCTACAGAAATCACCATTTGCCCTTTTACCTTTCCATTGATTTGGATTGGAATCTCTACAACGCTGTCTATGGTTTTAGCTTCATCCCAAATCGGCCATGTGGTTCCGTAGATATGCCCTTCAAAGCCTAGAACCTCCCAAAGCTCTTCTGTAATATGAGGCGCTACTGGGTTTAAAAGTGTCAGCAAGGTCTTCATATCACCCTTCGTTACCGTACCGTGATCATAAAAATCATTAATCAGCGCCATCATACTGGCAACAGCTGTATTAAACTTCAATGTTTCATAGTCCTCTGTAACCTTCTTAATGGTTTTGTGGATATTTCCTTCTAGCTCCTTTGTCATCTCTTGGCTGTCGACCAGTATTTCTTGAAGCTTCCATATTCGATCTAGGAATCTTCTACAGCCCTTTACACCATTTTGTGACCAAGGTACACTTTTTTCAAAGTCGCCGATGAACATTTCATATAGTCTTAAAGTGTCTGCGCCAAATTCTGTAACGATATCATCTGGATTGATTACATTCCCTCTAGACTTGGACATCTTCTCGTTATTTTCTCCTAGGATCATTCCGTGGGATGTACGCTTTTGGTAAGGCTCACAGCTCGGTACAACACCACAATCATATAAGAACTTATGCCAGAATCTTGAATATAGTAAATGAAGTGTGGTATGCTCCATACCTCCATTATACCAATCGATTGGCATCCAGTAATCTAGGTTTTCTTTGCTTGCCAGTTCCTCATTATTATGTGGATCTGTATATCTTAAGAAATACCAAGAGGATCCTGCCCATTGAGGCATTGTATCCGTTTCTCGCTCCGCTTTTCCACCACATTTCGGACAAGTTGTTTCAACCCAATCCCGAAGGTTTGCAAGAGGCGATTCACCATTATCTGTAGGTTCATAGCTTTCTACCTCTGGAAGAAGTACTGGAAGCTGGCTTTCTGGTACTGGAACCCATCCGCAGCAGTCACAATGAACCAGTGGAATCGGCTCTCCCCAATATCTTTGACGAGAGAATACCCAGTCACGAAGCTTGTAGTTCACCTTACGCTTTCCTAAGCCTTTTTCTTCTAACCAGCTACTGATTTTTTCTTTCGCTTCTTTTACTTGCATGCCATTGATAAAGTCTGAATTAACGATGATCCCTTCTTCTGTATCTGTATATGCCGCCTCATCTACATTTCCACCTGAAACCACTTCTACAATTGGAAGATTGAACTTCTTCGCAAATTCCCAGTCCCTTGTATCATGACCTGGTACCGCCATGATGGCCCCCGTTCCGTAAGACATCATTACATAGTCGGATATAAAAATAGGGATTTGCTTTCCAGTAGCTGGATTTGTAGCCTCAATGCCCTCTATTTTCACACCAGTCTTATCTTTCACCAGTTCCGTTCTTTCGAACTCAGATTTTTTAGCAGCTTCTTCTCTATAATGAACCAGATCGTCCATGTTTTGAATATGAGCTGCAAGTTCTTCTATATATGGATGCTCTGGAGAGATTACCATATAAGTTGAACCAAATAGCGTGTCCGGTCTTGTGGTATAGACAGTTATTTTCTTACCACCGGTAATTTCAAAGTCCACTTCCATTCCTTCAGATTTACCAATCCAGTTTTTCTGTTGTATCTTTACTCGTTCGATATAGTCCACAAGATCTAAGTCGTTAATCAATCTTTCGGCGTATTCTGTAATCTTTAGCATCCATTGGTTTTTTTGCTTTCGAACGACTTCAGCTCCGCATCGCTCGCAACCACCATTGACAACTTCTTCATTTGCAAGACCAACCTTACAGCTGGTACACCAGTTGATGGACATTTCCTTCTTATAAGCCAAACCTTTTTCAAAAAGCTTTAGGAAAATCCACTGGGTCCATTTATAGTACTCTGGATCTGTGGTATTGATTTCTCTCGACCAATCGAAGGACATTCCCAGTCCTTGTAGCTGTTTTTTGAATCGGGCAACATTTTGCTCCGTAACAACTTTCGGATGTATTTTGTTTTTAATCGCATAGTTTTCTGTTGGAAGACCGAAAGCGTCCCATCCCATTGGATATAGAACATTGTAGCCCTCTAATCTTCTTTTTCTAGAAACCACATCCAATGCCGTATATGGGCGTGGATGCCCTACGTGTAGTCCCTGTCCAGATGGGTAGGGAAATTCGATTAAGGCATAGAACTTCTCCTTGTCTTTATCGTTTGAAGCGTGGAATACACCTCTTTCTTCCCAAATATTCTGCCATTTGCTTTCAATTTCTTTTGGATTGTATTGCTTCATTTCTGTCAACTCCTTCTACTTTTTAATAAAAATTAAAGCGACCCCTCGCCTCTAAATACTATAGAGGCGAAAGATCGCGATACCACTCTACTTGATTATCTATACAAACAGCAAAGCAAAAGCTCCCTGTTTAAAAACAACCATCTCAACAACCTTTAACGGAGTTCACCTGATTAGAATTACTTTCATTTCACCCTAATAGCTCCGGGACGAGTTCAGCTACGCTCATTGTTATCTTCCACCACCCGATAACTCTCTAAAAATGATTGTGAACCTACTACTTCCCTTCACAGCAACTTTTTTACTATGATTTGTTTTCTTTAGTTAATTTGTATTGTATTATACTAAATTATTCATCTTAAATCAAGCTTAATTTTCTAAGCAGCTTCAAGCTCTCCCCCTTGCCTATTACTGCTAAACCATACTAAGGCAAATCCTATGACAAAAACCATGATGATCGGTACGCTCAACGTTGAAGGTACCATACTTCGAGAGGAACCGAGGATTAAACCAGCAAAAAAGTAGGAAAGCTTTGCCTTATATCGATCATAAAGTTGTGACAATATATTTAATAATAAAACGGTTCCCATGATCGCACCTGCTCCAAAGACCAGTAGGTTTACGATATCCAGCTCATTAATAGAAACAAACATCACATCGTATACCCCCATTAAAATTAAAACGGAGCTGCCAGGGATTCCCGGAATAATCATTGCTGCTGTAGCCAATGCGCCCCCAATAAACAGCGCTAAAAAGCTAACTTCCTCCTCCATACCCCCAAAGGATAGAGGCTCTCCTACCATTACGGCACCGATCATCGTTCCTAGGATTGCAATACCTAAAAATCCACCATTCATTTTGGGGCATCCATAGAGTACAGATTTAATGGAAGCCAACAAGCATCCCAGCAAAAACGAAACCGTGGCATCCCGATAATTTTCAAAAACAAATCCAAAAGCCATGCCACTAATAAATATTCCGGCAATAATACCACCAATCAAAGGGAGATACGGTTTAATGTTCCGTTTCATTAAATCCTTAATTAAATCTTCATATAAACCAAAAATAAGAAATGCAGTTCCACCGCTCATGCCGGGCATTACCATTACAAAACCTAATATAATCCCTTTTATCCACAAGTTCATCTCCATGCCTCCCGAAGTACCTATCTATTCATAAAATATATACTATCTATTATATATTGCCTTCATTAAAAACACAAAATTCATTTTTAAATTTTTGTTAATAAATAGACATATTGTGTTATACCTATGGAAGCACTGCCTTATGGAAACTGTAACTTTATTTATTCAATTCACGTTGCAGCTTATTTTCATTATCCATAAAAAACTTTTTAAAAAATTCGGAAATTTGTGTTTAGAATGTTTTTTAGGGGGCATATATATAACAAATAGAATGCAGTAACCCTCTACCAATCCTAAACTACGATATGAACATTTAGCCCGAGCATTTGTGAATATCCGTAGGAAACGTAGTCAGCAGCAAGGTTTAGATTTAGAAAAGTAAATAGCTTTAAGGGAGAAGAATTAGATTTTCTAATTTGAAGATTTCAAAGTATTTGAAATGGAGCTTTATCAAGAGAGGTTTTTAGTTTCACAGTAAGTTTTAATTTAAAAGCAGCTATGTTGTAGAAAGCATTATGGTCTGTTTGTAAAAGGAGGCGTTGCACATCAGCAGTATCATCAACGAAGATCCACCTAAGACATCGGAGGATTGGCACGGTTACCTACACTTCTATTTAACATAGAAGGGGTTATTTCCAAATAGTGAAATAGCCCCTTTTTATATGCACTGATAAAGTTCTAAAACTATGTATTCTCATTACAGAACCATGGGTGAGTATCCTACTTTATGACTTCATGGCAAGCTCTGCATCTTGCCTCATAGCTTTCTTTGGCACCTACCATAATAATCGGATCATCGTACTTAGCTGGTTTTCCATTGACGATTCTTTGCGTTCTCGTTGCAGGTACCTTACACTTCATACAAACCGCCGTAAGCTTGGTTACATATTCTGCAATTGCCATTAAATTCGGTACTACTTGGAACGGTTCGCCTCTGAAATCCATGTCAAGCCCAGAGCAGATCACTCTTTTACCCATATCAGCGGCATCCTTACAAATTTTAACGATATCTTCACCTAAGAATTGAACTTCATCTATAGCCAGCACATCAAAGTCTTTATTTTCTAAATGGCCTAAAATCTCTTCGGGGCTACTTACAGGAATACATTCCATTTGCTTTCCACTATGAGAAGTAATATGATTCGTAGAGTAACGGTTATCGATAGCAGGCTTAAAGGATAACACTTTTAAATTCGCAATTCTACAACGATTTACTCTCCTCATCAGCTCTTCACTTTTGCCAGCGTACATGGGTCCCACAATGACCTCAATACTTCCACCCTTAGAATATTCTATAAAATCCACCATATAAACTGCCCCCTTAAAAAATAAATCCAAACTTACGATACGGTCCCATCGGTATACAGCAGCTCGATCTTTCCTATCCATAAAAAGCTTACTACGTTCTTATTTTCCAGTATCATTGCACAATTTCATTCTTTCTGGTGGATAAAATTGGCATTCCCTCCATTGACCTACTATCAATTTCTTACGCCTTACAGTCGCATCCATTGGGTTCGGTCATAAAAAATCAAGGTTAGAATCATGTCTTCTAACCTTGATAGAGGTCCTATATTATTGGTATTACATACCAAATCTCTTTTTGAACTTCTCAACACGTCCGCCTTTTTCAACATTCTTTTGTTTTCCTGTAAAGAATGGGTGGCATTGTGAACAAATCTCTACTCTAATTTCTTTGTTTGTAGAACCAGTTTTAAAGTTATTTCCACAAGCACAATGTACTTCTACTTCTTGATATACTGGATGGATATCTTTCTTCATTACTTTCACCTCTCTCCTAGTGCATTTGCTATGTTAAGCTACTCTTCTTAAGCAAATTTTAACTACTACATTATAGCATAATCCCTTTATAGGTGCAAGGGATTATTCTATGCCTATATGCGTTTTTTCAGTAGCTCTATAAACTCTCTATTATTCTTTGTTTCCACCAAGGAATTAATGATATTTTCAGTAACATCCTGTACCGAACTATTTCCCATAGCTCTTCGAATACTCCAAATCGCTTCCATCTCCCCTTGGCTCAGAAGTAAATCTTCTCTTCTCGTACCGGACTTATTAATATCCACTGCTGGGAATATACGCTTTTCAGATAACTTTCGATCTAAATGCAGTTCCATATTTCCAGTACCCTTAAACTCCTCAAATATAACGTCGTCCATACGACTGCCCGTTTCCACCAATGCTGTAGCAATAATGGTCAGACTGCCGCCTTCTTCAAGCTTTCTAGCAGCTCCAAAAAAACGCTTTGGCTTGTGAAGTGCTCCAGGGTCCAAACCACCAGAAAGTGTTCTTCCTGTAGGAGGAATTGTAAGGTTATAGGCCCTAGCCAGTCTCGTGATACTATCTAATAAAATAACAACGTCCTTCCCGTGCTCTACCAATCTTTGTGCACGGTTTAATACCATTTCTGCTACTTTAATATGGTGGCTTGGAAGCTCATCAAAGGTTGAATATGCGACTTCAGCATTGATCGAGCGCTGCATATCCGTTACCTCTTCCGGTCTTTCGTCTATTAGCAGAACGATAATCTCAATATCTGGATAATTTCGAGCGATACTGTTGGCAACGGTCTTTAATAAAACCGTTTTTCCTGCCTTTGGCGGCGCAACAATCAAACCTCTTTGCCCCTTACCAATGGGTGCAATCAGATCTATTAATCTAGTAGACAATCCATGTGAATTTACTTCTAAATTGATTCTTTCCTTTGGGTAAATAGGTGTGAGATCTTCAAAATTAGGGCGTCTTGTAGCAGATTCTGGATTTAGTCCATTGATGGCTTTTACGTAAAGAAGGGCTTTAAACTTTTCACCACTTTTTGGCGGTCTCGTAATACCTGTAATTTTATCGCCAGTTCGCATATTAAATCTTCTAATCTGGGAAGGAGAAATATAGATATCACCATCGCTGGATAGGAAATTCTCTCTACGCAAAAATCCGTATCCATCTGTATGGGCTTCCAGTATTCCTTCTGCAATATTCACTTCTTCGCCTACTGGAATTTCTTCGGTTAAATGATCGGGTAAACCTTTAATTTTTCTTTCCTGTGGAGCTTCCTCTACAGGCTTATTACATTCCATTGAATTTTCTTCTACATCTATGTAGGTGGGACTTTCTTCTATTTCCATTGACACTCCCCTTGTCTGGGCATTCTCTATCAGCTCAATCAGCTCATTTTTTTTATATTTCGACAGGTTTTTAACCCCTAGGTCCTTTGCTTTTTCTTTGAGCTCCTGCAATTTCATTTGCTCTAATTCTTGATTACTCAAGACTACACCTCCACAAAATCTTCTAAAGTCCTTGTTGATCAAAATTAGGGACAGTAAGATACCATCCCTTTATTATGCTGATTGTACCATTCTTGAAACTTTCAGTCAATGGTTATTTCCTCTTAAGGTTATATCCTCCTTTGAAATCCCCTCCACTTCACTCCACATTCACGTAGTGGAGAAGTCTTTCATTATCCAGATCCTTAAACTGGTGCTCCCGCTTCCCTTCCGCCATCAGCCGTCCGTTTTCTAGAAAAATTATTCTATGGGAAACTGCTTTTGCAAATACCATATCATGAGTTATTATAAGGATTGCCATTTTTTGTGTGGCTAAACCCTGAATAATATTTACGATCCCGCCCCTCATCTCTGGATCTAAAGCCGATGTGGGCTCATCAAAACACATTACCATGGGCTCCAATGCACAGGCTCTCGCAATGGCCACCCTTTGTTGTTGCCCACCGGATAGCTGGTAGGGATACATCCTTGCCTTCTCCCCTAAATCCAGCTGAACTAAAAGATCCATGGCTTTTTTTTCTGCGGTTTCTCGCTTCATTCCATTTACCTGAATCAGAGCCGCCATAAGATTCTCCAGGACCGACAGGTGAGGGAAGAGATGGAAGCTTTGAAATACATATCCAATTTTTTTTCTTATGGCTGCCAGCTCCCCTTTACTGCAATACACTGCTCCTGCTTTACTGTCTTTGCATAAATATTGGCTGCCAATTTCAATGGTTCCTCCGTCACATTGCTCTAGATGGTTAATGCACCGTAAAAGCGTTGTTTTCCCAGCACCAGAGGGCCCAATAATCGTTACGATTTCTCCTTGGTTTACCTGAAGGGAAACATCCTCTAGCACCGTATTGCCATCAAATTTTTTATATAGATTTCTAATCCTTAAACTCATGCTCTTCCCTCCGCTATCTGTAATAGGAATACTTTCTTTCCAGCCCCTTAAATACCTCCGTTAATATAGAAATGAGGATCAAATACACCATGCCTACAGCCACTAGGGGCAGCAGGGACGCATCCCTGTTGGCAGCGATCTTCCCTGCCCTTAAAAGCTCTCCCAACCCCACAACATATACTAAAGATGTATCCTTAACTAAGGTAATCACTTCATTCCCAACGGATGGCAGCACTACTTTAAATACCTGTGGCAAAATGATTCTCTGAATGGTTCTATATTTACTGAAACCCAATACCATTGCTGCTTCATACTGCCCTTGGTTGATAGAATCGATGCCACCTCTAAAAATCTCTGCAAAATAGGCGGCATAGTTTAATGTTAAGGCTAACAAAGCCGCCGTTTTTCGATCTAAGGTGATACCCACATAGGGAAGACCAAAGAATACAAATACCAGTTGCAGCAGTAAGGGCGTCCCCCTCATAATTAAAATGTAAAATTGAATCACCCTATTGATGATTTTTACAGTTGAAAGCCTTCCTAGGGCAACCACGAGACCCAAAGGTATAGAAAGGCATAAGGTGACGATAAAAATCTCTATGGTGGCAAACATGCCCGACGCGATTGCTGGTAAAATCCTATAGATATACGTCATTTCTACACCTCCTTCTTTTCATTATTTTTCCTTAGTTTTGGCTAAACCAGCTACCGTATATTTTATCGTAAGTTCCATCTGCTCGCATTTCATCTAAAGTATTCTCTACTAATTCCAACAGTTCTTTAGAGGTTTTTCTAACACCGATGCCGTATTCTTCGTCACCGAAATCTTCTTCTGCCACTTTAAATTTCTCTTCTCCTCTTCCTTTAAGGTAATATCTGGCCAGTACTTCATCTGCTACAACAGCCTCCGTTCTTCCAGCTTCTAAATCCATAAAGGCCTCATTGTTTGTATCGAATAATACAAGCTCTCCACCGCTGAATTCCTCTACCAAATCTGGATAGGCCATTACAGCATCATAGGCGGTAGATCCGTTTTGAACCGCAACCTTTTTCCCTTTTAAATCATCCCTCGCTTCTATCTTTGTATCTGCCAATGTAACGATGATCTGCTTATTCTCCAAATACGGCTTTGTAAAGTCTACTTTTTCTTTTCTCTCATCGCTAATGGAATAGCCATTCCAGATCAAATCGATGTTGCCACTATTCAGCTCTGTCTCCTTCATTGACCATTCAATTTGTTGAAACCGCACTTCTATATCGACCCTTGAAAAAACTTCCTTAGCTAAATCAATATCGAAGCCTACCAGCTCTCCTGCATTATTTCTAAATCCCATCGGTGCAAAGGTATCGTCTAGTCCCATTACAACGTAGCCTCTTTCTTCAATCTCCTTCAGATCCACACTTACAGCTTTGCTACTACTGCCACATGCAGAAGTCCATAGCATGATCCCCATGAGTAGGATCAGGAATACATATTTTTTTCCCTTCCAGCCCCTTTCTTTTTTCTCGCTTTCTTTTACACTCATTCTTTCAGATTTCATTACTACCAGCTCCTTCAATTTTTTTATTTTTTAATCCATGCAAAATAAAATTTGTTCCCTCTGGCTCACAAACTTTATGGCGCACTCAGCTCTAGATAGAACTTAGAACTTTAAGTGCTTAAATTAAAAAAACTCTCGTCTCTAGAATAAACTAGAGGACGAGAGTTATACTCACGTGGTTCCACCCCTTTTTATTGATACTTCGCAGTACCAAACTCTTCAAGTACGATAAGCCCTTGCTTATTTATACTCTAGCACTATAACGGGTGCAGGTATCCGATGCAGTCTACTACCAAAAGGATTCGGTGCATAGCTCAGAGATGTGTTCAAGATATGTTCCAATGCCCCTCTCACCAACCGGGTACTCTCTGTAAAAGAATATCTATCTTTACTATTTCTCATCAACGCTTTTTAATGAGTTCCTTATTAAATTATTAGATACATATTACGATATCGTAATACATTTGTCAACATCTTTTTTAATATGCATACTTCGGTTTTTTATTTAATTTGTGAATTGCTTCTAGAAAACGAATGGTGCCAGTTTCCGATCTCATGACTAAAGAGTGGGTTTTTGCTGTATTATTTCCAGTGTAGACAACACCTTTTAATAATTCTCCATCTGAAATTCCTGTAGCCGCAAAATAAACCTCATTTCCTTTTACTAGATCATCGATATAATATACTTTTTCTATGTTTGCACCCATCTTTAAACATCTTTGAATCTCTTCATCCGTTTGTGGTAGAAGCTTTCCTTGGAACTCTCCACCCAAGCATTTTAAAGCAGCAGCAGAAATTACACCTTCTGGAGCGCCACCACTCCCTAATAATATATCTACCCCCGTATGGTCAAAGCAGGTTGCTAAAGCCGCAGCTACGTCTCCATCTTGGAATAGTTTGATTCTGGCACCAGCCTCACGACACTGTCTTATGATCTCTTCATGTCTCGGTCTATCCAGCATCGTTACGGTTAAGTCTGAAATACTCTTGTTTAAAGCCTCTGCTGTAGCCCTTAGGTTCTCATGAACTGGCGCATTAATATTGACCTTACCAGCAGCTTTAGGTCCAACAGCTATTTTGTCCATATACATATCCGGTGCATTTAAAAGACATCCTCTTGGTGCCATAGCAACTACTGCAATAGCATTTGGCAGTCCTTTTGCCACAGAGTTTGTTCCTTCTACTGGGTCTACTGCAATATCCACCTTAGACGCACCTTCACAGCCAGATCCAACCACTTCTCCGATATAAAGCATCGGCGCTTCATCCATTTCGCCTTCTCCAATTACGACTAGGCCTTCAATATCCATGGTTTGGAACATCTTCCGCATGCCGTCCACACCCGCTTGGTCCGCCGCAATTTTGTCTCCTCTACCCATAAATTTAGCTGCTCCTAAAGCCGCAGCCTCCGTTACTCTTGCTAAGTTAATCGCTAAATTTCTATCCATTCATGGCACCCCCAAATTATTTTACTCATACTCATATTATACTCATATTCATCGAATATATCAATGTATTGTGCCACATTAATTATAATTCATATATACTATATCAGACAGAAAAATGCGACACTTAGGAACTGTTCCTCGTGCCGCATGATTTTTTTACTTCTTAGTTTTATTCCAATCGGCCATAAATTTCTCAATGCCGATGTCTGTTAGAGGGTGCTTTACCATATCTTTCAACACCTTATAGGGAATCGTTGCGATGTGTGCTCCTGCCTTGGCAGCGTTCATCACATGGAGGTTGTGTCTAATACTTGCACCAATAATTTCCGTATCAATATGGTGGATATGGAAAATATGGGCAATATCTTCGATCAATCCAATACCATCGGCTC
Above is a genomic segment from Alkaliphilus oremlandii OhILAs containing:
- a CDS encoding ABC transporter ATP-binding protein, with the protein product MIEIREIKKSFNKLEAVKGLSLTIEKGEILGLLGPNGAGKSTTISIISTLLPPTSGDVLYEGKSILKDPRNFRAILGVVPQEIALYPDLTGYENLKFFGKVYGLKGKNLEERIEKVLEIVGLNGRAKEMVKNYSGGMKRRLNIGCSLLHNPKIFIMDEPTVGIDPQSRNHILETVKALREEGMTIIYTSHYMEEVEYLCDRIYIMDHGEIMAAGTKDELKGRIAKEEGIENPTLEDVFLKLTGRTLRD
- a CDS encoding ATP-binding protein, whose amino-acid sequence is MIRPYFHRKYPWMMLIDGIFIFLLEFYSKFLVNYFIHFLYVLNILEAGIVLDCRKWSNIASVVFALVCLRKFFYALYTMPNPKTIAEFSFNFLALAFIITLINYGKVQSLGKIQQELLYQELLKAYDKLKEYSQIREEAVVLYRIFQESLTNAIRHGRCSKIEIQCKIDHGNLYFHIRDNGIGSTHKIGGGFKL
- the leuS gene encoding leucine--tRNA ligase — its product is MKQYNPKEIESKWQNIWEERGVFHASNDKDKEKFYALIEFPYPSGQGLHVGHPRPYTALDVVSRKRRLEGYNVLYPMGWDAFGLPTENYAIKNKIHPKVVTEQNVARFKKQLQGLGMSFDWSREINTTDPEYYKWTQWIFLKLFEKGLAYKKEMSINWCTSCKVGLANEEVVNGGCERCGAEVVRKQKNQWMLKITEYAERLINDLDLVDYIERVKIQQKNWIGKSEGMEVDFEITGGKKITVYTTRPDTLFGSTYMVISPEHPYIEELAAHIQNMDDLVHYREEAAKKSEFERTELVKDKTGVKIEGIEATNPATGKQIPIFISDYVMMSYGTGAIMAVPGHDTRDWEFAKKFNLPIVEVVSGGNVDEAAYTDTEEGIIVNSDFINGMQVKEAKEKISSWLEEKGLGKRKVNYKLRDWVFSRQRYWGEPIPLVHCDCCGWVPVPESQLPVLLPEVESYEPTDNGESPLANLRDWVETTCPKCGGKAERETDTMPQWAGSSWYFLRYTDPHNNEELASKENLDYWMPIDWYNGGMEHTTLHLLYSRFWHKFLYDCGVVPSCEPYQKRTSHGMILGENNEKMSKSRGNVINPDDIVTEFGADTLRLYEMFIGDFEKSVPWSQNGVKGCRRFLDRIWKLQEILVDSQEMTKELEGNIHKTIKKVTEDYETLKFNTAVASMMALINDFYDHGTVTKGDMKTLLTLLNPVAPHITEELWEVLGFEGHIYGTTWPIWDEAKTIDSVVEIPIQINGKVKGQMVISVDFTADQVKEQFRNDERLMALVEGKSIVKEIYVPGKIYNIVVK
- a CDS encoding undecaprenyl phosphate translocase family protein; this translates as MNLWIKGIILGFVMVMPGMSGGTAFLIFGLYEDLIKDLMKRNIKPYLPLIGGIIAGIFISGMAFGFVFENYRDATVSFLLGCLLASIKSVLYGCPKMNGGFLGIAILGTMIGAVMVGEPLSFGGMEEEVSFLALFIGGALATAAMIIPGIPGSSVLILMGVYDVMFVSINELDIVNLLVFGAGAIMGTVLLLNILSQLYDRYKAKLSYFFAGLILGSSRSMVPSTLSVPIIMVFVIGFALVWFSSNRQGGELEAA
- a CDS encoding thymidine kinase; the protein is MDRKDRAAVYRWDRIVSLDLFFKGAVYMVDFIEYSKGGSIEVIVGPMYAGKSEELMRRVNRCRIANLKVLSFKPAIDNRYSTNHITSHSGKQMECIPVSSPEEILGHLENKDFDVLAIDEVQFLGEDIVKICKDAADMGKRVICSGLDMDFRGEPFQVVPNLMAIAEYVTKLTAVCMKCKVPATRTQRIVNGKPAKYDDPIIMVGAKESYEARCRACHEVIK
- the rpmE gene encoding 50S ribosomal protein L31, whose protein sequence is MKKDIHPVYQEVEVHCACGNNFKTGSTNKEIRVEICSQCHPFFTGKQKNVEKGGRVEKFKKRFGM
- the rho gene encoding transcription termination factor Rho; translation: MSNQELEQMKLQELKEKAKDLGVKNLSKYKKNELIELIENAQTRGVSMEIEESPTYIDVEENSMECNKPVEEAPQERKIKGLPDHLTEEIPVGEEVNIAEGILEAHTDGYGFLRRENFLSSDGDIYISPSQIRRFNMRTGDKITGITRPPKSGEKFKALLYVKAINGLNPESATRRPNFEDLTPIYPKERINLEVNSHGLSTRLIDLIAPIGKGQRGLIVAPPKAGKTVLLKTVANSIARNYPDIEIIVLLIDERPEEVTDMQRSINAEVAYSTFDELPSHHIKVAEMVLNRAQRLVEHGKDVVILLDSITRLARAYNLTIPPTGRTLSGGLDPGALHKPKRFFGAARKLEEGGSLTIIATALVETGSRMDDVIFEEFKGTGNMELHLDRKLSEKRIFPAVDINKSGTRREDLLLSQGEMEAIWSIRRAMGNSSVQDVTENIINSLVETKNNREFIELLKKRI